A window of Candidatus Pantoea floridensis contains these coding sequences:
- the glgX gene encoding glycogen debranching protein GlgX: MLEQGQPKPLGAHYDGHGVNFTLFSQHAERVELCLFDAHGAERRFPLPARSGDIWHGYFPALKPGQRYGYRVHGPWAPQQGHRFNPAKLLVDPCAKAVVGDVADEACVYGGEREPDPLDNAAVAPKSLVIAEDFNWESDQPPRTPWGNTVIYEAHVRGLTQQHPEIPERLRGTYAALGHPAMVNYLRHLGVTALELLPIAQFTSEPRLRRLGLSNYWGYNPFALWAVDARYASGENGLSPLQEFQQAVKALHAAGIEVILDVVFNHTAELEEIGPTISQRGVDNASYYWLDGNGEYQNWTGCGNTLNLSHPQVMAWVLEALRYWVRNCHIDGFRFDLASVLGRTPEFRQDAPLFAAIKACPLLSQVKLIAEPWDIGPGGYQVGNFPPDFAEWNDHFRDAARRYWLQGELNNGDFARRFAASSDVFQREARLPHASINLITAHDGFTLRDVVSFNNKHNQANGEDNRDGSSNNFSHNHGKEGLQVSFDIVERRRRSVHGLLTTLLLAQGTPMLLAGDERGHSQHGNNNAYCQDNPLTWLNWQQDDFGLVDFTAALIHLRQRIPALTEDGWWQEGDGNVQWFNASGKPLETEQWEQGTHRMQILLSCRWLITINATESVNDIALPDGEWRAIPPFAGEDNPILTTVWHGPAHGVCVFQKQS; this comes from the coding sequence ATGCTGGAGCAGGGGCAGCCGAAACCGTTAGGTGCACATTACGATGGGCACGGCGTCAATTTCACGCTGTTTTCCCAGCACGCTGAGCGCGTCGAGCTGTGCCTGTTTGACGCACACGGCGCTGAGCGACGTTTTCCGCTGCCCGCGCGCAGCGGTGATATCTGGCACGGCTATTTTCCCGCGCTCAAGCCCGGCCAGCGTTATGGTTATCGGGTTCACGGTCCGTGGGCACCGCAGCAGGGACATCGCTTCAATCCTGCCAAGCTGCTGGTTGATCCCTGCGCCAAAGCGGTAGTAGGAGATGTGGCGGACGAGGCGTGTGTTTATGGCGGTGAACGTGAGCCGGATCCGCTGGATAACGCCGCCGTTGCCCCTAAATCATTAGTGATTGCCGAGGATTTTAATTGGGAGAGTGACCAGCCACCGCGCACGCCGTGGGGTAATACGGTGATTTATGAAGCGCACGTGCGTGGCTTGACGCAGCAGCATCCGGAAATTCCGGAAAGGCTGCGTGGGACTTATGCGGCGCTAGGTCATCCTGCTATGGTGAACTACCTGCGCCATCTTGGCGTTACCGCGCTGGAACTGCTGCCGATTGCCCAGTTCACCAGCGAGCCGCGCCTGCGCCGTTTGGGTTTGAGCAACTATTGGGGCTACAACCCCTTCGCTTTATGGGCGGTAGATGCGCGCTACGCGTCGGGTGAAAACGGCTTATCACCGCTGCAGGAGTTTCAGCAGGCGGTAAAAGCGCTGCATGCCGCGGGCATCGAAGTGATTCTGGATGTGGTGTTCAACCACACCGCCGAACTGGAAGAGATCGGACCGACGATTTCCCAGCGCGGCGTGGATAACGCCAGCTATTACTGGCTTGATGGCAACGGTGAGTATCAAAACTGGACCGGCTGCGGCAACACGCTGAATCTCAGCCATCCGCAGGTAATGGCATGGGTGCTGGAAGCGCTACGCTATTGGGTGCGCAACTGCCATATCGATGGTTTTCGTTTTGATCTCGCCAGCGTATTAGGCCGTACGCCGGAATTTCGTCAGGATGCACCGCTGTTCGCCGCCATCAAAGCGTGTCCGCTGCTCTCGCAGGTGAAGCTGATTGCCGAGCCGTGGGATATTGGCCCTGGCGGTTACCAGGTGGGTAATTTCCCACCAGACTTTGCCGAATGGAATGATCATTTTCGCGACGCGGCGCGTCGTTACTGGCTGCAAGGTGAGCTGAATAACGGAGATTTTGCCCGCCGTTTTGCCGCATCCAGCGACGTTTTCCAGCGTGAGGCGCGCCTGCCGCACGCCAGCATCAATCTTATTACCGCCCACGACGGCTTCACGCTGCGCGACGTGGTGAGCTTCAACAACAAACACAATCAGGCCAACGGCGAAGATAATCGCGACGGCAGCAGCAATAACTTCAGCCATAACCACGGCAAAGAGGGGCTGCAGGTCAGTTTCGATATTGTCGAGCGGCGGCGGCGCAGCGTGCATGGCTTGCTGACGACGCTGCTACTGGCACAGGGCACGCCGATGTTGCTGGCGGGCGATGAACGCGGTCACAGCCAGCATGGCAACAACAATGCCTATTGTCAGGACAATCCGCTGACCTGGCTCAACTGGCAACAGGATGATTTTGGACTGGTCGACTTCACTGCTGCATTAATCCATCTGCGCCAGCGCATTCCTGCGCTGACCGAGGATGGCTGGTGGCAGGAGGGCGATGGCAACGTGCAGTGGTTCAACGCCAGCGGCAAACCACTGGAAACAGAGCAGTGGGAACAGGGGACGCACAGAATGCAGATCCTGCTCTCCTGCCGCTGGTTAATAACAATAAACGCCACGGAATCGGTGAATGATATCGCCTTACCAGACGGAGAGTGGCGTGCCATTCCTCCTTTCGCCGGGGAAGATAACCCCATCCTGACAACTGTCTGGCACGGTCCCGCACACGGTGTGTGCGTGTTCCAAAAGCAATCATAA
- the glgA gene encoding glycogen synthase GlgA, translated as MQVLHVCSELFPLLKTGGLADVVGALPQAQIADGTDARVLIPAYPDLRKGIPDTEILAELQTFAGPVRLLFGQFNGVGIYLIDAPGLYERPGSPYHDTSQFAYVDNYLRFALLGWMGAEIASGLDMYWQPDIVHAHDWHAGLTCAYIAARGHPAKTVFTVHNLAYQGLFSARHLDEIQIPRAFFDMHGLEFFGQISYLKAGLFYADHITAVSPTYALEITRPEFGYGMEALLEQRLREGRLSGILNGVDPGIWDPAHDLLLTARYDSETLESKAENKRQLQIAMGLKVDDKAPVFCVISRLTKQKGLDLVLEALPGLLAQGGQLVLLGQGDAELQQGFLAAAAEHPGRVGVQIGYHEAFSHRIVGGADVIMVPSRFEPCGLTQLYGLKYGTLPLVRRTGGLADTVQDSSLENLADGVASGFTFEDSNAWSLLRAIRRAFVLWSRPALWRYVQRQAMGMDFSWQVAAQAYRDLYQRLL; from the coding sequence ATGCAGGTTTTACATGTCTGTTCAGAGCTTTTCCCGCTGTTGAAAACCGGCGGACTGGCTGATGTCGTCGGTGCATTACCACAGGCGCAAATAGCCGATGGTACGGATGCGCGGGTGTTGATTCCCGCCTATCCGGATCTGCGTAAAGGGATTCCTGATACTGAAATCCTGGCGGAGCTGCAAACTTTTGCTGGACCGGTGCGCTTACTTTTTGGACAATTTAACGGCGTTGGCATTTATTTAATTGATGCGCCGGGACTGTATGAACGTCCCGGCAGCCCGTATCACGATACGTCGCAGTTTGCCTATGTGGATAACTACCTGCGCTTTGCCCTGCTGGGCTGGATGGGCGCAGAGATTGCCAGCGGATTAGATATGTACTGGCAGCCCGATATCGTGCATGCGCATGACTGGCATGCCGGCTTAACCTGCGCCTACATTGCTGCGCGCGGTCACCCGGCGAAAACGGTGTTCACCGTGCACAATCTGGCGTATCAGGGGCTGTTTTCCGCGCGTCATTTGGATGAAATTCAGATACCGCGCGCCTTCTTTGATATGCATGGCCTGGAGTTCTTTGGACAGATCTCCTACCTCAAGGCGGGACTGTTCTATGCCGATCATATTACGGCGGTCAGCCCGACTTATGCGCTGGAGATTACCCGACCCGAATTTGGTTACGGTATGGAAGCGTTACTCGAGCAGCGCCTGCGCGAGGGAAGACTGAGCGGGATTCTCAACGGTGTCGATCCTGGCATTTGGGATCCGGCGCATGATTTGCTGCTCACCGCGCGCTACGACAGCGAAACGCTGGAGAGCAAAGCCGAGAACAAACGCCAGCTGCAGATTGCCATGGGCCTGAAGGTGGATGACAAAGCGCCGGTGTTCTGCGTGATCAGCCGCCTGACGAAACAGAAAGGGCTGGATTTGGTGCTGGAAGCGCTGCCGGGCCTACTGGCGCAGGGCGGCCAGCTGGTGCTGCTCGGTCAGGGAGATGCCGAGTTACAGCAAGGTTTCCTCGCGGCGGCTGCGGAGCATCCGGGTCGCGTTGGCGTGCAGATTGGTTATCACGAAGCCTTCTCGCACCGCATTGTTGGCGGCGCGGATGTGATTATGGTGCCGAGCCGCTTTGAGCCGTGCGGCTTAACCCAGCTGTATGGATTGAAATACGGCACGCTGCCGCTGGTGCGTCGCACCGGTGGTCTGGCGGATACGGTGCAAGACAGCTCACTGGAGAATCTGGCGGACGGTGTCGCCAGCGGATTCACCTTTGAAGACAGTAATGCCTGGTCGCTGCTGCGGGCGATTCGGCGCGCATTTGTTCTGTGGTCTCGACCTGCACTCTGGCGTTACGTTCAGCGGCAGGCGATGGGGATGGATTTTAGTTGGCAGGTGGCAGCACAAGCCTACCGCGATCTTTATCAACGTTTGCTGTAA
- the glgC gene encoding glucose-1-phosphate adenylyltransferase, which produces MVKLDRTDHLMLARQLPTQTVALILAGGRGTRLKDLTAKRAKPAVHFGGKFRIIDFALSNCINSGIRRIGVITQYQSHTLVQHIQRGWSLFNEEMNEFVDLLPAQQRAATEHWYRGTADAVTQNLDIIRRYNAQYIVILAGDHIYKMDYSRMLLDHVDRGAKCTIACLPVPLAEATAFGVMAVDAENNVIDFVEKPPKPPSMPGDDTRALASMGIYVFNADYLYQLLEEDLQVADSSHDFGKDLLPKIVASGEAYAHSFTLSCVQIDEKAEPYWRDVGTLEAYWRANLDLASVTPELDMYDHSWPIRTHMEPLPPAKFVQDRSGSHGMTMNSLVSGGCIISGSVVVNSVLFPRIRVNSFCNIDSAVLLPDVVVGRSCRLRRCVIDRACELPEGMVIGENPDEDSRRFYRSEEGIVLVTRAMLAKLARAGQ; this is translated from the coding sequence ATGGTGAAATTAGATAGAACAGATCATCTGATGCTGGCGCGCCAGCTCCCTACACAAACGGTTGCCTTGATCCTTGCTGGCGGGCGCGGTACGCGCCTGAAAGATCTCACCGCGAAACGCGCCAAACCTGCCGTGCACTTCGGTGGCAAGTTCCGCATCATCGACTTTGCGCTGTCCAACTGCATCAACTCGGGCATTCGGCGCATCGGCGTGATCACCCAATATCAGTCACATACTTTGGTGCAGCATATCCAACGTGGCTGGTCCCTGTTCAACGAAGAGATGAACGAATTTGTCGATCTGCTGCCCGCCCAGCAGCGTGCCGCTACCGAACACTGGTACCGCGGTACCGCCGATGCGGTGACGCAAAATCTCGACATCATTCGTCGCTATAACGCGCAATACATCGTGATTCTCGCCGGGGATCACATCTACAAGATGGACTACTCGCGCATGCTGCTCGATCACGTCGATCGCGGTGCCAAATGCACTATCGCGTGCTTACCGGTGCCGTTGGCCGAAGCCACGGCGTTTGGTGTGATGGCGGTTGATGCCGAAAACAACGTGATCGATTTTGTTGAAAAGCCGCCAAAACCGCCGTCAATGCCGGGGGATGACACCCGAGCGCTGGCGAGCATGGGCATTTACGTATTCAACGCCGATTACCTTTATCAGCTGCTAGAAGAAGACCTGCAGGTAGCCGATTCCAGTCACGACTTTGGTAAAGATCTGCTGCCAAAAATTGTCGCCAGCGGCGAAGCTTACGCGCACTCCTTTACGCTTTCTTGCGTGCAGATTGACGAAAAGGCCGAGCCGTACTGGCGCGACGTCGGCACGCTGGAAGCCTACTGGCGCGCCAACCTCGATTTAGCCTCGGTGACGCCTGAGCTGGATATGTACGACCATAGTTGGCCGATTCGCACCCATATGGAGCCGCTACCACCGGCGAAATTTGTGCAGGATCGTTCCGGCAGCCACGGCATGACGATGAACTCGCTGGTTTCGGGCGGCTGCATCATTTCTGGCTCGGTGGTGGTGAATTCCGTGCTGTTCCCACGCATTCGCGTGAACTCGTTTTGCAATATTGATTCCGCAGTGCTGCTGCCCGATGTGGTGGTTGGCCGATCGTGTCGTCTGCGCCGCTGCGTGATTGATCGCGCCTGCGAGCTGCCAGAAGGCATGGTCATTGGCGAAAACCCCGATGAAGACAGCCGTCGTTTTTACCGTTCAGAAGAGGGCATCGTACTGGTGACGCGCGCCATGCTGGCCAAATTAGCCAGAGCGGGTCAGTAG